A part of Aegilops tauschii subsp. strangulata cultivar AL8/78 chromosome 2, Aet v6.0, whole genome shotgun sequence genomic DNA contains:
- the LOC141040740 gene encoding uncharacterized protein codes for MPQKLLLALLVASRKLCHYFQGHPIKVVSAYPLERVLRSPNATGRVAEWNIELQAFDLEFSTTRVIKGAALADFVAEWTKAPDHGEGEDCSLLLGAEEPDGWVMYFDGRGEKVSNNIAKFEGLLAGIRAAAALAVKRLTIKDECQLLFNFSNKEYTPKDEHMEAYLEEVRKMEKRFMGVEL; via the exons ATGCCACAAAAGCTCTTGCTCGCACTTCTAGTCGCCTCCAGGAAGCTGTGCCACTACTTTCAAGGCCACCCCATCAAAGTTGTCTCAGCATACCCGCTAgagagggtgctccggagcccGAACGCAACTGGGCGAGTTGCTGAGTGGAACATtgagcttcaagcatttgatctcgaGTTTAgtaccaccagggtcatcaagggcgCGGCCCTCGCTGACTTCGTGGCTGAGTGGACCAAAGCTCCAGACCACGGAGAAGGCGAGGATTGCTCCCTCCTGCTAGGAGCTGAAGAGCCAGACGgatgggtcatgtacttcgacggg cggggcgagaaggtctccaacaacatcgcaaaATTCGAAGGCTTGCTCGCCGGGATCAGGGCCGCGGCCGCGCTGGCGGtaaagcgcctcaccatcaaggacGAATGTCAGCTTCTCTTCAATTTCTCCAACAAGGAGTACACGCCTAAGGACgaacacatggaggcatacctggaagaggtgcgcaagatggagaagcggTTCATGGGCGTGGAGCTGTAG